A single Lactuca sativa cultivar Salinas chromosome 8, Lsat_Salinas_v11, whole genome shotgun sequence DNA region contains:
- the LOC111919915 gene encoding uncharacterized protein LOC111919915 produces the protein MDDIHDFDTIDVELDAYFKKKQASRCKDEFLNILCEEDDYEAVDDAQTENDAQTGNDTQTGITKEESDEDYLEGSNEEGSDEEFEYSTHNPKVKWNKMRPMLGERYESPHELKLCLKNYAVSKGFQIRFKKCDSVRLVAICGSDPEKCPFVVRASWMTTERSFQVKKMIDIHKCVRNFNNSRLMDPTWLARKFVKELIRKPNLKCKEMQVIIQSKFHCKISWSKCYRSRMRALSLIHGNLNGHYARVWDYGHELLRSNPDSTVRITVNVNPDNTTTFHRFYICFKAIREGWKRACRRVIGLDGSFLKGQCKGELLTAIGRDANNQVYPIAWAVVDVENKNNWKWFLDLVNDDLGLQGGKGVCVISDQHKGLVEASKDILPYVEHRQCARHIYANFRKVYSGVQFRNMFWAAAKSTTEGDFKFNMERIRAISSAAYDHLMAREPTSWCRAYFSTGLACEAVENGIAECFNAIIVDARKKPLLTMLEEIRLYMMERAFNLKQEAENWVGEVCPSAVTKMEEFGEDIKSWHAVPSGVNEYEVRNGFQNYGVNLKEKICACRLWELSGIPCVHAQVAILYTNQDPVNFISSWFSKNNYKATYDQNIHPVNGSILWEETSYTKPLPPIERRMPGRPSVKRRRHVSENQDKYSQVSSKGRTVQCKNCLQRGHNKTSCKNPTVVPEPQPKKKMGRPRLEPDLVNWSGTKIGSRGGGRAGGRVGGGRSRGGGRALVEEAIEVVPFQMLRVKESKQNMGRVLLSFLNVSLKMLPFQMLRVKMMQVQIYKNLA, from the exons atggatgaCATCCATGATTTTGATACAATAGATGTGGAGCTGGATGCGTACTTCAAAAAGAAACAAGCTTCCCGATGCAAAGACGAATTTCTCAATATTCTATGTGAAGAAGACGATTACGAGGCAGTAGATGATGCTCAAACTGAAAATGATGCTCAAACTGGAAACGATACTCAAACTGGAATCACTAAAGAAGAATCAGATGAAGATTATCTGGAAGGTAGTAACGAGGAAGGTAGTGATGAGGAATTTGAGTATTCCACCCACAATCCAAAGGTGAAATGGAACAAAATGAGACCAATGCTTGGTGAAAGGTATGAATCCCCACATGAACTGAAACTGTGTTTGAAGAACTATGCTGTTAGTAAGGGTTTTCAAATCCGTTTCAAAAAATGCGATAGTGTTAGACTAGTGGCAATATGTGGAAGTGATCCAGAGAAGTGTCCATTTGTGGTTAGGGCTTCTTGGATGACTACTGAAAGGTCTTTCCAAGTCAAAAAGATGATAGACATTCATAAATGTGTTAGGAATTTTAACAATTCAAGGCTTATGGATCCTACCTGGTTAGCTAGGAAATTTGTGAAGGAGTTGATTAGGAAACCTAATTTAAAATGCAAAGAGATGCAGGTAATTATACAAAGTAAATTTCATTGCAAAATTTCATGGTCAAAGTGTTATAGATCAAGGATGAGGGCACTGTCATTAATTCATGGAAATTTGAATGGCCACTACGCAAGAGTTTGGGATTATGGGCATGAGCTACTGAGGTCCAATCCAGACAGCACAGTTAGGATTACAGTTAATGTAAACCCTGATAATACCACAACATTTCATAGATTCTACATTTGCTTTAAAGCAATAAGAGAGGGGTGGAAAAGGGCATGTCGTAGGGTAATAGGATTGGATGGTTCTTTTTTGAAGGGACAGTGTAAGGGTGAATTGTTAACTGCAATAGGTAGGGATGCCAATAATCAGGTGTATCCTATAGCTTGGGCAGTTGTTGATGTAGAGAACAAGAACAACTGGAAATGGTTCCTGGATTTGGTTAATGATGATCTTGGATTGCAGGGTGGAAAGGGTGTGTGTGTAATCAGTGACCAACACAAG GGTCTTGTTGAAGCTAGTAAGGATATTCTACCATATGTTGAGCACAGGCAATGTGCAAGGCATATCTATGCCAATTTCAGAAAAGTTTATAGTGGAGTGCAGTTCAgaaacatgttttgggcagctgCAAAATCTACCACAGAAGGAGATTTCAAGTTTAATATGGAAAGAATTAGGGCAATAAGTTCTGCTGCTTATGATCATCTCATGGCAAGGGAACCAACTTCATGGTGCAGAGCTTATTTCTCTACTGGCTTGGCTTGTGAGGCTGTAGAGAATGGGATTGCTGAGTGTTTCAATGCAATCATTGTAGACGCAAGAAAGAAACCTTTGCTGACTATGCTTGAAGAGATTAGGCTTTACATGATGGAAAGGGCTTTCAATCTGAAACAAGAAGCTGAAAACTGGGTTGGTGAAGTTTGTCCTTCCGCGGTAACAAAGATGGAAGAATTTGGAGAAGACATTAA AAGTTGGCATGCAGTTCCAAGTGGAGTGAATGAATATGAAGTAAGGAATGGGTTTCAGAACTATGGAGTTAACTTGAAGGAAAAAATATGTGCTTGTAGATTATGGGAACTTTCAGGAATACCTTGTGTGCATGCACAAGTGGCAATATTGTACACCAATCAAGATCCAGTTAACTTTATAAGTAGTTGGTTCAGCAAGAATAATTACAAGGCAACTTATGATCAGAATATACACCCAGTTAATGGAAGTATCTTATGGGAAGAAACAAGCTACACTAAGCCCCTTCCACCCATTGAAAGGAGGATGCCAGGAAGGCCTAGTGTTAAAAGAAGAAGACATGTTTCAGAAAATCAAGACAAGTACTCTCAAGTGTCAAGCAAGGGTAGAACTGTCCAGTGTAAAAATTGTCTACAAAGGGGACACAATAAAACATCATGCAAGAATCCTACAGTGGTTCCAGAACCTCAACCAAAGAAAAAAATGGGCAGGCCTAGGTTGGAACCTGATTTGGTTAATTGGTCAGGAACTAAAATAGGATCTAGAGGTGGTGGAAGGGCTGGTGGAAGGGTTGGTGGAGGAAGGAGTAGAGGTGGTGGTAGGGCTCTAGTGGAAGAGGCAATAGAGGTGGTGCCATTCCAAATGTTGAGAGTGAAGGAGTCCAAACAGAATATGGGAAGGGTACTTCTGAGTTTCCTAAATGTGAGCCTGAAGATGTTGCCATTCCAAATGTTGAGAGTGAAAATGATGCAAGTCCAGATTTACAAGAACTTAGCTTAA
- the LOC111919926 gene encoding uncharacterized protein LOC111919926: protein MDKSNPDQSPGKKETEPLVQTEKHQTQNKETHGLRDDIDANTPINDVKGPNVFERVKEEFEAITVSIHSRDKNQDSPSSIQGGDTTFTGTPSKLKIENLRVQTGTYKEKSPHHKETHGRGEEIDVNTPISEFKGPSIFHRAKEEIEAIVDTMNTKKESEREAASPKKEGSFQVKLSKVKVENLKGEAETSKEKSPHHKETHGRGEDIDVNTPISEFKGPSIFHRAKEEFEAIVDTINTKKESASPRKEGGLRAKMSKLKIDNVKVQGETNKDKSPMSHHKETHGRGDEIDVNTPISEFKGPSIFHRAKEEIEAIVDSIQSKKESDASPKKEGGFRASVSKKLQRVYSKGKNRD from the exons ATGGATAAATCGAACCCTGATCAATCTCCAG GTAAAAAAGAAACGGAGCCTCTAGTGCAAACCGAGAAACACCAAACACAAAACAAGGAAACTCATGGATTACGTGATGATATTGATGCCAATACTCCAATTAATGATGTGAAAGGTCCAAATGTGTTTGAAAGAGTAAAAGAGGAATTTGAAGCCATAACTGTATCGATTCATTCTAGAGATAAAAATCAAGATTCACCTTCAAGCATCCAAGG GGGTGACACCACATTCACAGGCACTCCCAGTAAACTAAAGATAGAAAACCTACGAGTACAAACAGGAACATATAAAGAGAAGTCACCACATCATAAAGAGACACATGGAAGGGGAGAGGAGATTGATGTGAACACCCCAATCAGTGAATTCAAAGGCCCTAGCATCTTTCACAGGGCTAAAGAAGAGATTGAAGCCATTGTTGACACTATGAATACAAAGAAAGAATCTGAACGTGAGGCTGCATCACCAAAGAAGGAAGGTAGCTTTCAAGTTAAACTTAGTAAAGTCAAAGTAGAAAACCTAAAAGGAGAAGCAGAAACAAGTAAAGAGAAGTCACCACATCATAAAGAAACTCATGGGAGAGGTGAAGACATTGATGTGAACACACCAATCAGTGAGTTCAAAGGTCCTAGCATCTTTCATCGAGCCAAAGAAGAGTTTGAAGCCATTGTTGACACTATAAACACAAAGAAAGAATCCGCATCACCCAGAAAGGAAGGTGGATTAAGAGCTAAAATGAGTAAACTTAAGATAGATAATGTGAAAGTGCAAGGAGAAACAAATAAAGACAAGTCACCAATGTCTCATCATAAAGAGACTCATGGAAGGGGAGATGAGATTGATGTGAACACCCCAATCAGTGAATTCAAAGGCCCTAGCATCTTTCATAGGGCTAAAGAAGAGATTGAAGCCATTGTTGATAGTATTCAGTCAAAGAAAGAATCTGATGCATCACCAAAAAAGGAAGGTGGATTCCGAGCTTCTGTTAGTAAAAAGCTACAGAGAGTTTATAGTAAGGGCAAGAATCGTGATTGA